In one Candidatus Palibaumannia cicadellinicola genomic region, the following are encoded:
- the rnt gene encoding ribonuclease T, with protein sequence MAEKDEVNTLRARFRGFYPVVIDVETAGFNAGTDALLEIAAITIKMDDKGWLKADKTLHFHVEPFPGAILQPEALIFNGIDPDNPLRGAVTEHEALHDIFRMVRKGIKDQKCHRAILVAHNAAFDHGFLMAAAGRTSLKRNPFHPFATFDTAALSGLVLGQTVLAKACITAGIAFNNSEAHSALYDTERTAELFCELVNRWKRLGGWTDIRSLSNMINS encoded by the coding sequence ATGGCCGAAAAAGACGAAGTAAACACCCTCCGTGCCCGTTTTCGTGGTTTTTATCCAGTTGTCATTGATGTGGAAACCGCTGGTTTTAATGCTGGTACCGATGCTTTACTAGAAATTGCAGCCATAACCATTAAAATGGACGATAAAGGTTGGTTAAAAGCTGACAAAACTCTACATTTTCATGTAGAACCATTTCCTGGTGCTATTTTACAACCCGAAGCACTCATCTTTAACGGTATTGATCCAGATAATCCCCTGCGCGGAGCGGTTACAGAACATGAAGCGTTACATGATATTTTTAGAATGGTACGTAAAGGTATTAAAGATCAAAAATGTCACCGGGCGATTCTTGTCGCGCACAATGCTGCTTTTGACCACGGTTTCCTGATGGCGGCTGCAGGTCGTACGAGTCTAAAGCGTAATCCTTTTCATCCATTTGCTACGTTTGATACAGCAGCTCTCAGCGGCTTAGTTCTTGGTCAGACAGTACTAGCAAAAGCTTGTATTACTGCAGGTATTGCTTTTAATAACAGTGAAGCACATTCCGCACTGTACGATACTGAGCGGACTGCAGAACTTTTCTGCGAGCTAGTCAACCGTTGGAAACGATTAGGTGGCTGGACAGATATTAGATCACTATCTAATATGATTAACAGCTGA
- a CDS encoding Grx4 family monothiol glutaredoxin, whose translation MKIIDKIKQQITDNPILLYMKGSPKLPSCGFSAQAVQALSACGERFAYIDVLITPDIRAALPKWAQWPTFPQLWIDGELIGGCDIIIEMYQRGELQSLIKKTVDKYNSQAQNNP comes from the coding sequence ATGAAGATCATTGATAAAATCAAGCAACAAATAACAGACAACCCAATCCTTCTATATATGAAAGGTTCACCCAAATTACCCAGCTGTGGTTTTTCAGCTCAGGCAGTGCAAGCACTATCAGCCTGTGGCGAGCGTTTTGCTTATATTGATGTCTTGATCACTCCTGATATCCGCGCTGCGCTACCAAAATGGGCACAATGGCCTACTTTTCCTCAATTATGGATAGACGGTGAGTTGATAGGCGGCTGTGACATCATCATTGAAATGTATCAGCGTGGCGAACTACAGTCGCTGATTAAGAAGACGGTAGATAAATACAATAGCCAGGCTCAAAATAACCCATAA
- a CDS encoding riboflavin synthase: protein MFTGIVQGIAPIIAITEKDDLRTHQIEFPDHLLPGLTNGASVAHNGCCLTVTHINGNLVSFDLIKETLKQTNLGTLQVGDNINLERAACLNAEISGHLMSGHIIGTAELIKITSSENNRKVWCSLANKKLKKYIFYKNYIGIDGISLTIGEVADHIFCLNLIPETITRTTLGQKLSKAIVNIEIDQQTQATVDTVERFLIAREREETDLRRIR, encoded by the coding sequence ATGTTTACAGGTATTGTTCAGGGTATCGCGCCCATTATCGCTATAACAGAGAAAGATGATTTACGCACCCATCAAATCGAATTTCCAGATCATTTGTTGCCAGGACTAACTAACGGCGCATCGGTAGCTCACAATGGTTGCTGCTTAACAGTAACCCATATTAACGGAAACCTAGTAAGTTTCGATCTCATCAAAGAGACACTAAAACAGACTAATTTAGGCACCTTACAGGTAGGTGATAATATAAATCTTGAGCGAGCCGCTTGCCTTAATGCTGAAATAAGTGGTCACTTGATGTCCGGACATATCATCGGCACCGCAGAATTGATAAAAATTACCTCTTCAGAGAACAACCGTAAAGTTTGGTGTAGCTTAGCTAATAAAAAGCTTAAAAAATATATTTTTTATAAAAATTATATTGGTATAGATGGTATTAGTTTGACAATAGGAGAAGTCGCAGATCATATATTTTGCCTTAATTTAATTCCGGAAACTATTACCCGCACAACGCTAGGTCAAAAGCTGAGCAAGGCGATAGTAAATATCGAAATAGATCAGCAAACGCAGGCTACTGTAGATACAGTGGAGAGATTTTTAATAGCACGCGAAAGGGAAGAAACTGATCTTCGTAGAATCCGTTAA
- the glnS gene encoding glutamine--tRNA ligase codes for MSKAPAYLNNFIIKIINQDLALGKYTSVHTRFPPEPNGYLHIGHAKSICLNFGLAENYQGQCNLRFDDTNPVKEYIEFIESIKNDILWLGFKWSGDIHYSSDYFDQLYDYARELISKSLAYVDHLSSDEIREYRGTLTKLGINSPYRNRSVDDNLVLFAKMRRGEFMEGSACLRAKIDMESPFIVMRDPVLYRIKFTDHHRTGTKWCIYPMYDFSHCICDALEGITHSLCTLEFQDNRRLYDWILNNISIDVHPRQYEFSRLNIEYTIMSKRKLHLLVSDNIVECWDDPRMPTIAGLRRRGYTAASIREFCHRIGVTKQDNNVQIAALEACIREELNESAPRIMAVIDPVKVIIDNLPVGYQEKIAMPNHPNKPEMGIRQVTLSREIYIDRADFSEINYQKQYKRLVLGKEVRLRYAYVIKAERVEKNEQGEIVIIYCRYDPHTLNKVPADNRKVKGVIHWVSATHCIVASFRLYDKLFTLPNPVTAEDFRVNLNHKSLVIRQGVVEASLLTTKVGESYQFEREGYFCTDSHQCSQFSKSRLVFNRIVRLRDTWLAKVEL; via the coding sequence ATGAGTAAAGCTCCAGCTTATTTAAATAACTTTATAATTAAGATTATTAACCAAGATCTAGCGTTAGGTAAGTATACTTCGGTGCATACTCGTTTTCCTCCTGAGCCCAATGGTTACTTACATATAGGACATGCTAAATCTATTTGCCTAAACTTTGGTCTTGCCGAAAATTATCAGGGGCAGTGTAATTTAAGATTTGATGATACTAATCCGGTCAAAGAATATATAGAATTCATTGAATCGATTAAAAACGACATACTCTGGTTGGGATTTAAATGGAGTGGTGACATTCATTATTCCTCAGACTATTTTGATCAATTATACGACTATGCACGAGAACTGATTAGTAAAAGCCTAGCCTACGTTGACCATCTATCTTCAGATGAAATACGCGAATATCGCGGCACTTTGACGAAACTCGGAATAAATAGTCCTTACCGCAATCGTAGTGTTGATGATAACTTGGTGCTGTTCGCAAAAATGCGTCGTGGAGAATTTATGGAAGGTAGTGCCTGCTTGCGGGCTAAGATTGATATGGAATCGCCGTTTATCGTGATGCGTGATCCAGTGCTCTATCGCATAAAATTTACTGATCATCACAGGACGGGAACCAAGTGGTGTATTTATCCTATGTACGATTTTAGCCATTGCATTTGTGATGCTCTGGAAGGAATCACGCATTCTTTATGCACCCTTGAATTTCAAGATAACCGCCGTCTTTATGATTGGATTCTTAATAACATTAGTATCGATGTCCACCCGCGCCAGTATGAGTTTTCTAGGCTTAATATCGAATATACAATAATGTCTAAACGTAAATTACATCTGCTTGTCAGCGACAATATTGTTGAATGCTGGGACGACCCGCGTATGCCCACCATTGCCGGTTTGCGACGTAGAGGCTATACTGCAGCATCAATTCGAGAATTTTGTCACCGTATCGGTGTTACAAAGCAGGATAATAATGTCCAAATCGCAGCTCTGGAAGCCTGCATTCGCGAAGAGTTGAATGAAAGCGCGCCGCGTATTATGGCTGTGATAGATCCAGTTAAAGTGATTATCGATAATTTGCCAGTCGGCTATCAGGAAAAAATAGCTATGCCGAACCATCCCAATAAACCAGAGATGGGTATACGTCAGGTGACTTTAAGCCGCGAAATATATATTGATCGTGCCGATTTTAGTGAAATTAATTATCAGAAGCAATATAAACGCCTGGTACTTGGTAAAGAAGTACGCCTACGTTATGCATATGTGATTAAAGCTGAGCGTGTTGAAAAAAATGAACAAGGTGAAATTGTTATTATTTATTGTCGTTATGATCCACATACTTTAAATAAAGTACCAGCCGATAACCGTAAAGTAAAAGGTGTAATTCACTGGGTTTCAGCTACCCACTGTATCGTAGCATCGTTCCGGCTATACGATAAGCTATTCACATTACCTAATCCAGTAACTGCAGAAGATTTTAGGGTAAACCTAAATCATAAATCGTTAGTTATTCGCCAAGGAGTCGTTGAAGCTAGCCTACTAACTACTAAAGTAGGGGAATCCTATCAGTTTGAGCGTGAGGGATATTTCTGTACTGATAGTCACCAATGTAGCCAATTTAGTAAATCGCGACTAGTTTTTAACCGTATTGTAAGACTGCGTGATACTTGGTTAGCAAAGGTTGAGCTCTGA
- the fldA gene encoding flavodoxin FldA, with amino-acid sequence MARVGIFFGSDTGNTENVAQMIQKQFGTDIADLFDIARSNQEDLEQYELLLFGISTWYYGEAQCDWDDFLPTMKKIDFSGKSVALFGCGDQEDYTEYFCDALGILRDIIEPHGATLVGSWSTASYHFQASKALANDDHFIGLAIDEDRQPELTTDRVTSWVKQVRCEWHID; translated from the coding sequence ATGGCGCGAGTAGGTATTTTTTTTGGTAGTGACACTGGCAATACAGAAAATGTTGCTCAGATGATTCAGAAGCAGTTTGGTACAGATATTGCTGATTTATTTGACATTGCAAGAAGCAATCAAGAAGATTTAGAGCAGTATGAGCTACTGCTGTTTGGTATATCAACTTGGTACTACGGAGAAGCACAATGTGACTGGGACGATTTCTTGCCGACTATGAAGAAAATAGATTTCTCAGGAAAATCAGTCGCGTTATTTGGCTGCGGTGACCAGGAAGATTATACTGAGTACTTTTGTGACGCGTTGGGCATCCTCCGCGATATTATCGAACCACATGGCGCCACCCTAGTTGGATCGTGGTCCACCGCAAGCTATCATTTTCAAGCTTCGAAAGCACTCGCTAATGACGATCACTTTATAGGTTTAGCTATCGATGAAGACCGTCAACCAGAATTAACGACTGATAGAGTTACAAGTTGGGTCAAGCAGGTGCGATGTGAGTGGCATATAGACTAA
- the pgm gene encoding phosphoglucomutase (alpha-D-glucose-1,6-bisphosphate-dependent), with the protein MANHHPRAGYPTNQCDLINIGQLTSQYYTLQPESGNSAQAIKFGTSGHRGTAGRYSFNEAHILAISQAIVEYRTNQKITGPCYIGKDTHALSELAFISVLEVLTANRVEIIVQNDNGYTPTPVISNAIITHNRIEDHQADGLVLTPSHNPPEYGGIKYNPPHGGPADTKVTQMIEKRANVLLTNNLRGVQRLTFNKAWQSGYIHFQDFVNSYVENLASVVDIQAIKNARLKIGVDTIGGSGIAYWERIAQYYELNLTLVNAEVDQTFSFMHLDYDGIIRMDCSSAAAMTGLIMLREQFDLAFANDPDYDRHGIVTPAGLMNPNHFLAVAINYLYQHRPQWNTDVGVGKTIVSSTIINRIVGSLSRRLVEVPVGFKWFVNGLFDSMLGFCGEESAGASFLKFNGQPWSTDKDGIIMCLLAAEITAVTGKNPQQHYYELVQRFGITSYNRIEVPATHMQKTLLGQLSSEHIKVNTLAGDLITALMTAAPGNGEPIGGLKVITKNGWFAARPSGTEAMYKIYCESFLGASHRKQIETEALEVISNIFG; encoded by the coding sequence ATGGCTAATCATCATCCACGTGCTGGATATCCTACTAACCAGTGTGATTTAATTAATATAGGCCAATTAACTTCTCAGTATTATACACTTCAGCCAGAGTCGGGCAACAGTGCCCAAGCTATTAAGTTCGGTACGTCTGGACATCGTGGTACTGCAGGCCGCTATAGTTTCAACGAAGCTCATATTCTAGCGATTAGTCAAGCTATTGTAGAATACCGCACGAACCAAAAAATTACCGGACCTTGTTATATAGGTAAAGATACCCATGCGCTTTCAGAGCTAGCTTTTATTTCTGTCTTAGAAGTTCTGACAGCTAATAGAGTAGAAATTATAGTACAGAATGATAATGGTTATACCCCTACGCCGGTAATTTCTAACGCCATTATCACACATAACCGCATAGAGGATCATCAGGCCGACGGCCTCGTTCTAACACCATCGCACAACCCGCCAGAATATGGCGGTATCAAATATAATCCACCTCACGGTGGACCAGCAGATACCAAAGTTACACAAATGATAGAGAAGCGTGCCAACGTCCTACTAACTAATAACTTACGTGGTGTGCAACGCTTAACGTTCAATAAAGCCTGGCAGAGTGGTTATATCCACTTCCAGGATTTTGTGAATAGTTATGTCGAAAACTTGGCCAGCGTAGTCGATATCCAAGCTATTAAGAATGCTAGACTAAAAATTGGTGTCGATACTATTGGTGGCTCTGGTATCGCCTATTGGGAGCGTATTGCACAATATTATGAGTTAAATTTGACATTAGTTAACGCAGAAGTAGACCAAACATTTAGCTTTATGCACCTAGATTATGATGGTATAATTCGTATGGATTGCTCGTCAGCAGCTGCCATGACTGGTCTAATCATGTTGCGCGAACAATTCGATTTAGCGTTCGCTAACGATCCTGATTATGACCGGCATGGCATCGTGACACCAGCAGGATTAATGAATCCAAATCACTTTTTAGCAGTAGCTATTAATTATTTATACCAGCATAGACCACAGTGGAATACTGATGTAGGGGTGGGTAAAACCATAGTGTCAAGTACAATAATTAATCGAATTGTCGGAAGTCTTAGCCGCCGTCTAGTAGAAGTTCCAGTAGGTTTTAAGTGGTTTGTAAATGGATTATTCGATAGTATGCTTGGCTTTTGCGGTGAAGAAAGTGCTGGTGCTTCTTTTCTGAAGTTTAATGGTCAACCCTGGTCTACGGATAAAGATGGTATCATCATGTGCCTACTAGCTGCAGAAATCACTGCTGTTACTGGAAAAAATCCACAGCAGCATTATTATGAGCTAGTACAACGCTTTGGTATCACTAGTTATAATAGAATAGAAGTACCGGCTACCCATATGCAGAAAACTCTTCTAGGTCAACTATCGTCTGAACATATTAAAGTTAATACGCTAGCTGGTGATCTAATCACGGCACTCATGACCGCTGCCCCTGGCAATGGTGAACCTATCGGTGGCCTGAAAGTGATAACTAAAAACGGCTGGTTTGCTGCACGTCCGTCAGGTACTGAAGCAATGTACAAAATTTACTGCGAGAGCTTCTTGGGCGCATCACACAGAAAACAAATTGAAACAGAGGCACTAGAGGTTATTAGCAATATATTTGGGTAG
- the phrB gene encoding deoxyribodipyrimidine photo-lyase has translation MNTSLVWLRKDLRIHDNKALYAACEDPVARVLTVFIATPKQWHKHNMSQRQAAFIFDHLYQLAQELFLRRIALHYHQCADFAEQIDWLLNFCKREKVNKLFYNYEYELNERERDQALERRMPKQILCQGFDDSVLLPPGSVQTRNKEMFQVYTSFRNAFLHKLQESELACLPAPAVRQGQPVPVPSRIVPFSYPRMQLGDNYLIGEIASMSQLRTFCDQKIQYYRYNRDIPAVDATSRLSAWLTIGVLSPRQCYQKLRERYPLVLTQNKSGAFIWLNQLIWRDFYRHMMVAYPSLCRHQPFISWTQYITWQQDDVLFSAWCEGRTGYPIIDAAMRQLAVSGWINNRLRMITASFLVKDLLIDWRQGERYFMSQLIDGDFASNNGGWQWVASTGFDAAPYFRIFNPTLQGKLFDTHGTFIRQWLPELKVVPDNYLHQPHNWLKAQNITLNYPQPIVDHSKARKLTLTVYKAAAKVRK, from the coding sequence ATGAATACTTCTCTGGTATGGTTGCGCAAAGATTTGCGTATACATGATAATAAGGCGTTATATGCAGCTTGTGAAGATCCTGTGGCTCGAGTATTAACCGTGTTTATCGCTACTCCTAAGCAATGGCATAAACATAATATGAGTCAACGTCAAGCTGCTTTTATTTTTGACCATTTGTACCAATTAGCCCAAGAGTTATTTCTACGGAGGATAGCACTTCACTATCATCAATGCGCAGACTTTGCTGAACAAATAGACTGGCTGTTGAATTTTTGTAAACGTGAAAAAGTTAACAAACTATTTTATAATTATGAGTATGAACTAAATGAACGTGAGCGCGACCAGGCACTAGAAAGACGGATGCCGAAACAAATATTGTGTCAAGGTTTCGATGATAGCGTTTTGCTACCTCCAGGCAGTGTCCAAACTAGAAATAAAGAAATGTTTCAAGTTTACACCTCATTTCGTAATGCTTTCCTACATAAATTACAGGAAAGCGAACTAGCATGTTTGCCGGCACCAGCTGTACGGCAGGGACAGCCAGTACCGGTTCCATCAAGGATCGTCCCATTCTCTTATCCACGTATGCAGCTAGGAGACAACTATTTAATTGGAGAAATAGCAAGTATGTCCCAGCTGCGCACCTTTTGTGATCAGAAAATTCAGTACTATCGTTACAACCGCGATATTCCAGCGGTAGATGCAACTAGCAGACTATCGGCCTGGTTAACGATTGGAGTCTTGTCTCCACGACAATGTTATCAGAAGTTACGGGAGAGATACCCGCTGGTACTGACGCAAAATAAAAGTGGCGCTTTTATCTGGTTAAATCAACTAATATGGCGTGATTTTTATCGTCATATGATGGTTGCTTACCCTAGTCTATGTAGACATCAACCTTTTATATCCTGGACTCAGTACATTACCTGGCAACAGGACGACGTACTCTTTAGTGCCTGGTGCGAGGGGCGCACTGGTTATCCGATTATCGACGCAGCAATGCGACAATTAGCGGTAAGCGGATGGATCAATAATAGGTTACGTATGATTACCGCTAGCTTTCTAGTAAAAGATCTTTTAATAGACTGGCGTCAGGGAGAGCGCTATTTTATGTCACAACTAATCGACGGTGATTTCGCCTCTAATAATGGCGGATGGCAGTGGGTAGCATCGACTGGTTTTGATGCCGCGCCCTATTTTCGTATATTTAATCCTACGCTTCAGGGTAAATTATTTGATACTCACGGTACTTTTATCCGACAATGGCTACCAGAGCTAAAGGTGGTACCAGATAACTATTTACATCAACCTCACAATTGGCTAAAAGCACAAAACATTACATTAAATTATCCACAGCCCATAGTAGATCATAGTAAAGCACGTAAACTAACACTAACAGTTTATAAAGCGGCTGCTAAGGTACGAAAGTGA